Proteins encoded together in one Terriglobus saanensis SP1PR4 window:
- a CDS encoding PLP-dependent cysteine synthase family protein, with product MPTFCPPTVHKRFDALREMIGQTPMLAIDYRFRGRVGTICAKAEQINLSGSIKDRMALHILENAYATGVIAPGDTIVEATSGNTGISLSAIGAALGHPVVIYMPDWMSRERVDIIRSYGAEVVSVSKAAGGFLGSISLCEKRMSECAGIFLPRQFENQANVQAHARHTGPELLAQMGAANLHPHAFVAGVGTGGTIMGVSACFRLHDKTIKLHPVEPAESPTLTTGYKVGSHRIQGISDEFIPQIVELNRLDEVIAVHDGDAILMAQKLARKLGLALGISSGCNFLAAVMAGLQHEHPVVATVFCDDNKKYLSTGLMKDEPVREDYLTPEIELLDLRVIPRSPIAN from the coding sequence ATGCCCACTTTCTGTCCGCCTACTGTCCACAAGCGCTTCGACGCGCTCCGCGAAATGATCGGACAGACGCCGATGCTTGCGATCGACTATCGCTTTCGCGGTCGCGTAGGAACGATCTGTGCCAAAGCCGAGCAGATCAACCTGAGTGGTTCCATTAAAGACCGCATGGCCCTCCATATCCTCGAGAATGCTTACGCCACCGGTGTCATTGCCCCTGGCGACACCATCGTGGAAGCGACCAGCGGGAACACTGGCATCTCGCTCTCCGCCATTGGAGCGGCCCTCGGACATCCGGTCGTGATCTATATGCCAGATTGGATGAGCCGTGAGCGGGTTGACATCATCCGCAGCTACGGCGCGGAGGTTGTCTCCGTGAGCAAGGCCGCGGGCGGCTTCCTCGGCAGTATCTCTCTCTGCGAGAAACGCATGTCGGAGTGCGCTGGGATCTTTCTGCCGAGACAGTTTGAAAATCAAGCCAACGTGCAGGCGCACGCACGGCATACTGGCCCAGAACTTCTCGCGCAGATGGGTGCGGCAAATCTTCATCCGCACGCTTTTGTCGCCGGAGTCGGCACGGGTGGAACCATCATGGGGGTCTCTGCCTGCTTCCGCCTGCATGACAAGACGATCAAGCTTCACCCTGTAGAGCCTGCCGAATCGCCGACCCTGACGACTGGCTACAAGGTCGGCTCGCACCGTATCCAGGGCATCTCAGACGAGTTCATTCCACAGATCGTGGAACTCAATCGGCTGGATGAGGTGATCGCAGTCCACGATGGCGACGCCATTCTGATGGCGCAGAAACTTGCGCGCAAACTCGGTCTCGCGCTGGGTATCTCGTCGGGATGTAACTTCCTTGCCGCCGTGATGGCTGGCCTGCAGCACGAGCATCCCGTCGTCGCCACGGTCTTCTGTGACGACAACAAGAAGTATCTGTCAACGGGATTGATGAAGGACGAGCCCGTGCGCGAAGACTACCTGACGCCGGAGATCGAGCTGCTCGACCTTCGTGTCATCCCTCGTTCACCCATCGCCAACTAG
- a CDS encoding chloride channel protein yields MPEGLSTRPTTPHFTWKHAFHLGTGLRWIGISAVIGALAGTASAFLLVSLDFATKTREAHRWLIALLPVAGFSVGLLYRHFGSKVEGGNALILEEIHDPQETISLRMTPLILLGTFLTHLFGGSAGREGTALQTGASLADQLTQPLGLDGSQRRLLLMAGLSAGFGSVFGTPLAGFVFGMEVLGVARLLTPALGPCLIAAVVGDIVTRAWRVHHTIYRVDALAGFTPRTVLASVLAGALFGLMALIFSYGVHHLSSWSKKLVRFGPLRPAIGGVIIATAVFTMGTTRYIGLGVPVIVDAFHHVLPRADFAWKTIFTVVTLGLGFKGGEVTPLFFIGATMGNALSAVLPLPASLLAGMGFVAVFAGAAKTPIASTIMAFELFGPVPGCFAAIACVASYLCSGKLGIYPLRKQI; encoded by the coding sequence GTGCCCGAAGGTTTATCTACCCGCCCCACCACACCGCATTTCACATGGAAACATGCCTTTCATCTCGGCACCGGTCTGCGCTGGATCGGCATCTCTGCGGTGATCGGAGCACTTGCAGGAACGGCTTCTGCGTTTCTGCTCGTCTCGCTCGATTTCGCTACGAAAACGAGAGAAGCGCATCGCTGGTTGATCGCTCTGCTTCCTGTAGCGGGCTTTTCAGTGGGCCTGCTCTATCGTCACTTCGGAAGCAAAGTGGAAGGAGGCAATGCGCTCATCCTCGAAGAGATCCACGATCCGCAGGAAACAATCTCGCTGCGCATGACTCCGCTGATCCTGCTTGGCACCTTTCTCACGCATCTCTTTGGTGGCTCCGCAGGTCGCGAAGGAACGGCGCTGCAAACGGGAGCATCCCTCGCCGACCAGCTCACGCAGCCGTTGGGCCTGGATGGTTCGCAGAGACGGCTGTTACTGATGGCGGGTCTGAGCGCGGGCTTTGGCTCGGTCTTTGGAACGCCCCTCGCGGGCTTCGTCTTTGGTATGGAGGTCCTCGGCGTTGCCCGCCTGCTCACGCCCGCCCTGGGGCCCTGCCTCATAGCAGCTGTCGTTGGAGACATCGTCACACGCGCGTGGCGCGTACATCACACCATCTACCGCGTGGATGCGCTCGCAGGCTTTACGCCCAGGACAGTGCTTGCTTCCGTCCTCGCGGGAGCACTCTTCGGCTTGATGGCCCTGATCTTTTCCTATGGCGTGCATCACCTGTCTTCGTGGTCGAAAAAGCTTGTACGCTTTGGTCCGCTGCGGCCCGCCATCGGTGGTGTGATCATTGCAACGGCGGTGTTTACGATGGGAACGACGCGGTACATCGGCCTCGGGGTGCCCGTCATCGTGGATGCGTTTCACCATGTCCTGCCGCGCGCGGACTTTGCATGGAAGACGATCTTCACCGTCGTCACGCTTGGACTTGGATTTAAAGGCGGAGAGGTCACGCCGCTCTTCTTCATCGGAGCGACGATGGGCAACGCGCTCTCCGCCGTTCTTCCTTTACCCGCTTCCCTGCTGGCGGGGATGGGCTTCGTGGCGGTGTTTGCGGGAGCAGCCAAGACGCCCATTGCGTCCACCATCATGGCCTTTGAACTCTTTGGGCCTGTCCCAGGCTGCTTCGCTGCGATTGCGTGCGTGGCAAGCTATCTGTGCTCCGGGAAGTTAGGCATCTATCCTCTGCGCAAGCAGATCTAG